One segment of Penaeus vannamei isolate JL-2024 chromosome 3, ASM4276789v1, whole genome shotgun sequence DNA contains the following:
- the Atg12 gene encoding ubiquitin-like protein ATG12, producing the protein MEGEKEKTATSQENASETQENQEQENKHTSAKQKIDVLLKATGDAPIMKKKKWAVEGEKPVGWVAEFIRRYLKLEASDSLFVYVNQSFAPSPDQIIRNLYECFGSDGKLVLHYCKTQAWG; encoded by the exons atggagggcgagaaggagaaaacTGCGACATCTCAAGAAAATGCCTCAGAAACACAAGAAAACCAGGAGCAGGAGAATAAACACACATCCGCTAAGCAAAAGA TTGATGTGTTGCTGAAGGCCACAGGTGACGCACCcatcatgaagaaaaaaaaatgggcagTGGAAGGGGAGAAGCCAGTAGGTTGGGTAGCAGAATTCATACGCAGGTACCTCAAGCTTGAAGCTTCAGATTCTTTG TTTGTATACGTGAACCAGAGCTTTGCCCCTTCCCCTGACCAAATCATCAGGAACCTGTACGAATGTTTTGGTTCAGATGGCAAACTGGTGCTTCACTATTGTAAGACCCAAGCTTGGGGTTGA